A window of Chitinophaga sp. MM2321 contains these coding sequences:
- a CDS encoding beta-ketoacyl synthase N-terminal-like domain-containing protein: protein MNIYINGTGCISPQETAAGGPLLATPREYEQVRLATVDPDYKQWIDVKQIRRMSRVVKMGVGAASLSLAEAGISMPDAIITGTAYGCLDDTGVFITKMVNQQEEMLTPTAFIQSTHNTVGGQVALLLGCHGYNNTFVHRGFSFENALLDAIMILKEGSAKNILAGGLDEITNYSYQILHRFGGYKKTPVKTMELLNSPSSGTIAGEGAAFFTLSTERGDHTTAMLSGLSTLYKPLWEGEVIGHIMKFLEDNNCTPTDIDLIITGRNGDIDQDEIYEEIAAALFPDHAEASFKHLCGEYPTAAAFGLWMGNRIIAEQQVPEAAVFFGKAPEKINKVLLYNHHQGTHHSLILLTAC from the coding sequence ATGAACATCTACATAAATGGCACCGGTTGTATTTCTCCGCAGGAAACTGCGGCAGGAGGTCCTTTGCTGGCTACTCCACGGGAATATGAACAGGTACGCCTGGCTACCGTAGATCCGGATTATAAACAATGGATCGACGTAAAACAGATCCGCCGCATGAGTCGCGTGGTGAAAATGGGCGTGGGCGCGGCCAGTCTGAGCCTCGCAGAAGCCGGGATATCCATGCCAGACGCCATTATCACCGGCACCGCATACGGCTGCCTGGATGATACCGGTGTGTTTATTACTAAAATGGTGAATCAGCAGGAAGAAATGCTGACGCCTACTGCTTTTATACAATCCACACACAATACCGTAGGCGGACAGGTAGCCCTGTTGCTGGGTTGTCATGGCTACAATAACACCTTTGTACACCGGGGTTTCTCTTTTGAAAACGCATTGCTGGATGCCATCATGATATTGAAGGAAGGCTCCGCAAAAAATATACTGGCTGGTGGGTTGGATGAAATTACCAACTACAGCTATCAGATCCTGCATCGTTTTGGCGGCTATAAAAAAACGCCGGTAAAAACCATGGAGCTGCTCAACAGCCCCTCCAGCGGTACTATTGCCGGAGAAGGGGCTGCATTTTTTACATTAAGTACGGAGAGAGGCGACCATACCACCGCTATGCTCAGCGGTCTGAGTACCCTGTATAAGCCGCTTTGGGAAGGAGAGGTGATTGGTCATATTATGAAATTTCTGGAAGATAATAACTGTACCCCCACCGATATTGACCTGATCATCACCGGTAGAAATGGAGATATAGACCAGGATGAAATATATGAAGAAATAGCCGCCGCTTTGTTTCCGGATCATGCGGAAGCGAGCTTCAAACACCTTTGCGGCGAATACCCTACTGCGGCTGCTTTTGGACTGTGGATGGGAAACCGTATCATCGCGGAGCAACAGGTACCGGAAGCCGCGGTGTTTTTTGGGAAAGCGCCGGAAAAGATCAACAAAGTATTATTGTATAATCATCATCAGGGTACCCATCATTCCCTGATTTTATTAACCGCATGCTGA
- a CDS encoding beta-ketoacyl-[acyl-carrier-protein] synthase family protein, translated as MSEKVWIAGGGVISGIGLDLQACVQAFRQMEPGMTTMQYLSSVHRQTFPVAEVKADNATLADMARMPEEISRTALLSMIAARDAWKSTGLGDVSEYRVGFISGNTVGGMDKTEDFFGSFLADAGKGRLRDVAHHECGSITELVADALGIRHHVSTISTACSSGANALMYGARLIRNNIVDVVIAGGTDALTRFTLNGFNTLMILDQQACRPFDDTRTGLNLGEGAGYVVLVSDSLAAQLQPWCRFSGFANANDAYHQTASSPDGTGNYLAMKGALDMSGVQPQQIGYINLHGTGTQNNDISEGMAINRLFAPHFPAMSSTKSFTGHTLGASGGIEAVFSALSLKEGIIYPNAGFAHQIKELPFAPATAYSEGNDLRHVMSNSFGFGGNCSSLVFSKE; from the coding sequence ATGAGTGAAAAGGTGTGGATAGCAGGTGGTGGGGTTATCAGCGGCATTGGACTGGATTTGCAGGCTTGTGTGCAGGCATTCAGACAAATGGAGCCGGGTATGACCACCATGCAGTACCTGTCATCCGTGCACCGGCAAACCTTTCCGGTGGCGGAAGTGAAGGCTGATAATGCTACACTGGCAGATATGGCCCGCATGCCGGAAGAGATCAGCAGAACAGCCTTGCTCAGCATGATCGCTGCCCGCGACGCCTGGAAGTCTACCGGCCTGGGCGATGTCTCGGAATACCGGGTGGGCTTTATTTCCGGCAACACCGTTGGCGGAATGGATAAAACAGAAGACTTCTTCGGCTCCTTCCTCGCGGATGCAGGCAAAGGACGCCTCCGGGATGTAGCACATCATGAATGTGGAAGTATTACGGAGCTGGTAGCCGATGCGCTGGGTATCCGGCATCATGTGTCTACTATCAGTACGGCTTGTTCATCAGGTGCAAACGCCCTGATGTATGGCGCCCGCCTGATCCGCAATAATATTGTGGATGTGGTGATAGCTGGTGGAACAGATGCACTGACCCGCTTTACGCTCAACGGTTTTAATACCCTGATGATCCTGGATCAGCAGGCGTGTCGCCCGTTTGATGATACCCGCACCGGGCTTAACCTGGGTGAAGGCGCCGGTTATGTGGTGCTGGTATCGGATAGTCTGGCAGCACAGTTGCAGCCCTGGTGCCGTTTCAGCGGCTTTGCCAATGCCAACGACGCCTATCACCAGACAGCTTCCTCACCGGATGGCACCGGCAACTACCTGGCCATGAAAGGGGCGCTGGATATGAGCGGCGTACAACCGCAGCAAATCGGGTATATCAATCTGCATGGTACAGGTACACAAAATAATGACATCTCTGAAGGGATGGCCATCAATCGCCTTTTTGCACCACATTTCCCGGCGATGAGTTCCACGAAGTCATTCACGGGGCATACATTGGGCGCCAGTGGCGGTATAGAGGCGGTATTTTCGGCGTTGTCACTGAAGGAGGGAATCATCTATCCCAACGCAGGTTTTGCACATCAGATCAAAGAATTGCCGTTTGCACCGGCTACCGCTTATTCCGAAGGGAATGATCTGCGGCATGTGATGTCCAACTCATTCGGTTTTGGCGGCAATTGTTCCAGCCTGGTGTTTTCTAAAGAATAA